The Larimichthys crocea isolate SSNF chromosome XII, L_crocea_2.0, whole genome shotgun sequence region CTGGGACtacaagtaaacacaacacacagttcAGCAAGCAGACACATATAATTGGTATGTTGCAAAGTAACCTTGAACTGAGTGAATCTGAAAGAATGTCTGGTATTATTACCTGTCTGACAGCCTCTTTTGCGTATGGATGTTGACCAGCTTTGCCAGGTGCTCTATGTGACACATCTGTGTGGCTTTTAGGGGGTGAATCTTGAGTTTGGATACCGCCCGTTGTCGGAGTCCTTCGTCATCACCTTGCTCCAGCTGCTCCCATAAGGAGATGACATCAGCAATGCATGCCCTAAAAGACACCCAAGAGTTGACACACTCGAAAACAAGGTTTATCTCTGTTGTGAGAATAAAGGCTTTAAGAATGAGGACTAGTCAATGTTTGGTAACACTGGCTGAGATAGCTGGAGTGTAAACCTCCCTAAATCAAATAAAGAGTAACAAAGTAATAAAGAGCAAGCTAACATTGGCCTTGATTCTGACAATATCCAGGATTAGCTTCCACACAGTGGGGGAAATACTACACATTAGATGTTCTAGTCAAGAACgggccttttcttttctttattagGACGTCACAAAGTTAGTTAATTACTGACTTTTTGGCCTTGGAAGTAAGTAGACAAGTTAGcctgacataaaaacaaatacatgaaagCAATTAGACAATTAATTTACTGTTGTGGTTTGGCAagttcacaaaaacacaccaccaTACTACAGTGCCATAAAGATCAGAATGTGGAGATATCCAGAGCTTGGCAGAACTGGCCTGCTTTTTATAGTGTTGCTACGGTATGATTGGCCAATCACTGTCTAGGAGAGGGGTGAACAAACTCAATTGATACCAAGCAGCTCTTTGAAATGTGGATTGTGTACCTGTATGTATTCAGGTTGTTGAGTCCCACCAAAGCTCTGAGTCCAGAGATCTGTATCCCAGAATCCTCCAGATCCAAACAAAAACTTCTACCCTCAGTTCCACCCCTTTCAAGAACGTTCTGCACAGCGAAAACGTCCGCTGGGTTTAGTGGAACTCCACGAAATGTGAGGACTTCTGGGAGATTTGATGCCAGGTGACCAACTAGCTCTGTGCTGCCACTGTCTCTGCTACCATCACCATGTGTTGAACTTGCCTCATAAACATAGTGACAAGCCTCCAGGACCTGGGCAGGGCTTAGGTCACCGTACAAAAGACCTTCAAGGTGCTTTGTTACTAAAGCCTGCTTGCCGACCACCATGTCTCTAAAGGCAGtcgctgtgtgtgagtgaagccTCTTCAGCTCTCTCCTGTCGTGGAAAAGAAGCCCGACTGCAAATCGTTGAGTGAGCTCAAGCTCTTCCCTTTGAGGACGCCGACGTGCCTTTGGACCTGACTGGAAAGGAAGGGTCTGAAGGAAGGTGCGATCTGAAACAGTCCTggggaaacaggaaatgagaaagaatTAAGGAAACCAAGACACCAGGGAACTAGAAGTGAGGCTAGGATGAATCaaccatttattcattttaggaTAAAGGACAGAGGAACTATTTTCTTCTGATAAATCAAGTGACTTTTACCTTGACAAAGACAAATGGACCCCTGCCAAGTAACTCTGAAGAAAAGGGTTGGCCCACAACATGATGTTGTCATCGCCAGCATAGGCGTTTCCACTGTCTTCTTTCACTTCTCTTCTAATGTCCTCTTtgtcccctcttcctcctccctttgtCTCACCACTGGAGACAACTTGCCTCCTCAGGTGGTAGGAGGTAAAAAGCCCTGTCCTGTAGCCAAATTCCTTGAGTTTGGCAGATGTGAGCCGCCCTGTCGGGAGGATGGAGGAGTTTGCTTTGACACACTCCCAGGCCAAAGAACTCAGCTGGGACAGCaactctctctgctgtgttctaTCTACTTCCTCACTAccactctccatctcctcttggtccacttcatcttcctctttctcctgttttttggTCCTCCTTGCTCTTTGGGGACGAGTGTGAACCTGTGAACTGGACTTTGTCCGAGTATTTCTTTGACACCTCTTCACTTTAGAACTACTTGAGATTTGTGTCTGGGTCTCTTCTCCAGATTGCACGGGTATTTCCGTTTGAGGTTCAGCCTCTGAGTGTGTGGTTTTACTGtccatttccattttcagaCGAAGCACTTGATGGCAGAGCCCGGTTAAAGTTCTCGGTAGGACCTCCAAACCTTTGGACTCTTGTAAAAGCCAGCAGACCAACTGACATAGTCCAGGGTTCCAGCACAGGAGATGTAGGTAGCTGCAGTTTTTTAGGCAGTCCAAAGCAGATGCTCTGAGGGCAGGATCTGTGACGTACTGGGACAGATATGTCTCTATGTCTGTCGGGGTGAAGCCACACATCTCCAAAAAGCTGTCCGTCCGCCGGAGTAGCTGGCTGGCAGTACCTTTTGGTCTGGTAGAAAGTAAAAGAGTGCAACCTGGAAGGAGGATCCTCTGAAGGATGGCAGAGTATAACTGTCTTACTGTGTATGTCTGTGCTTTGCTGTCTCTCTGCAATGATGTCGTCAAGTCTTTTTCTTGAGTTTGGAGTAGAGATTCATAGTCACGCAACTCATCAAACCCATCAAAAATGATGAGCACACGCTTAGGGGCTGCAAGGATTTGAGCGAACACTGCCTCTGGATCCAAACAGGGAGGAACAAAGGAGGAGACGTTTAATAGGAGGGACTGAAGGCTAAAGGTCGACTCTGTTAATGTGAGTGCTTTGCCGTCTAATAGGAAGACAAAGTCAAACTGCGGAATGCAGTCTCTGGACCAGTCAAGACACAGCTTCCTGATCAGGGTAGTCTTTCCCATGCCAGCATTGCCAAGTAGCAATATGTAGCGTTTGAGTTTGTCTCCATTTGAGCCTTCGAAGATCTAAATGGAAAAAGATAAACATTTATATGAGACACACTACTCATATAAACTAATCAAAATGTCTAGCTTTATAGtatgttaaaaaatgttcatgttatgttatgatgaTAACTGTTTTTCAATGCATTCAAAGTTAAACTTACCTGGCTTGGTCGCAACAAGCTCTTTTGCCGATCTGTATCTCCCATAATAACTAGCTCTTTGTCCAGGACTTTGTTTGTGGGTTTTGCAGTGCGAACTATG contains the following coding sequences:
- the ciita gene encoding MHC class II transactivator isoform X6 produces the protein MYLPQVEIYREISSRTRASSSEVVPAGANMQQVDEDPFMCPGFGELPGGKMQELDQVLFNYPEFDSLLDLCLGEDCLKTIDPDVLLGDPWFNCEEELTCSDIPMPTELPSPDSNQQGQEDKLTGEINNRRKRTRASRSKQCTNENTPSGPKRQRTAGRPKPKERQAEPVISQRTDSGSEPSPAEGASLPTTPQRIFHLPPSIQFITIPETTGYKVVQTLRLSPPVIGLPLPNSAASPTYIFVPAPSPSCKRQMPPLSPVDGAVVPVQASSSPPGSLSDTASKAMSPPLCTSPVSPSNVMSACKESPLPQSPTVPDIPQAVKDYIQEAKARMCQDLEANLSLTSHHVDVQVSQRDIVRTAKPTNKVLDKELVIMGDTDRQKSLLRPSQIFEGSNGDKLKRYILLLGNAGMGKTTLIRKLCLDWSRDCIPQFDFVFLLDGKALTLTESTFSLQSLLLNVSSFVPPCLDPEAVFAQILAAPKRVLIIFDGFDELRDYESLLQTQEKDLTTSLQRDSKAQTYTVRQLYSAILQRILLPGCTLLLSTRPKGTASQLLRRTDSFLEMCGFTPTDIETYLSQYVTDPALRASALDCLKNCSYLHLLCWNPGLCQLVCWLLQESKGLEVLPRTLTGLCHQVLRLKMEMDSKTTHSEAEPQTEIPVQSGEETQTQISSSSKVKRCQRNTRTKSSSQVHTRPQRARRTKKQEKEEDEVDQEEMESGSEEVDRTQQRELLSQLSSLAWECVKANSSILPTGRLTSAKLKEFGYRTGLFTSYHLRRQVVSSGETKGGGRGDKEDIRREVKEDSGNAYAGDDNIMLWANPFLQSYLAGVHLSLSRTVSDRTFLQTLPFQSGPKARRRPQREELELTQRFAVGLLFHDRRELKRLHSHTATAFRDMVVGKQALVTKHLEGLLYGDLSPAQVLEACHYVYEASSTHGDGSRDSGSTELVGHLASNLPEVLTFRGVPLNPADVFAVQNVLERGGTEGRSFCLDLEDSGIQISGLRALVGLNNLNTYRACIADVISLWEQLEQGDDEGLRQRAVSKLKIHPLKATQMCHIEHLAKLVNIHTQKRLSDSPSQLDSILAEGVPAVKELHKLEFELGPENGPLALPMLWELLPGLHNLQHLDLENSKIGDKGAEKLADALVSLCFLEVLNLSQNCIGNEGVKKLATTLKGLPKLHCLSLYSNVISDEGAESLADVLPHVASLTDLDVKYNKLTDVGAQSLGVSLRNCKRMKTLRMWNQCIPYGVFERLQQQDNRILCH
- the ciita gene encoding MHC class II transactivator isoform X5 translates to MYLPQVEIYREISSRTRASSSEVVPAGANMQQVDEDPFMCPGFGELPAGGKMQELDQVLFNYPEFDSLLDLCLGEDCLKTIDPDVLLGDPWFNCEEELTCSDIPMPTELPSPDSNQQGQEDKLTGEINNRRKRTRASRSKQCTNENTPSGPKRQRTAGRPKPKERQAEPVISQRTDSGSEPSPAEGASLPTTPQRIFHLPPSIQFITIPETTGYKVVQTLRLSPPVIGLPLPNSAASPTYIFVPAPSPSCKRQMPPLSPVDGAVVPVQASSSPPGSLSDTASKAMSPPLCTSPVSPSNVMSACKESPLPQSPTVPDIPQAVKDYIQEAKARMCQDLEANLSLTSHHVDVQVSQRDIVRTAKPTNKVLDKELVIMGDTDRQKSLLRPSQIFEGSNGDKLKRYILLLGNAGMGKTTLIRKLCLDWSRDCIPQFDFVFLLDGKALTLTESTFSLQSLLLNVSSFVPPCLDPEAVFAQILAAPKRVLIIFDGFDELRDYESLLQTQEKDLTTSLQRDSKAQTYTVRQLYSAILQRILLPGCTLLLSTRPKGTASQLLRRTDSFLEMCGFTPTDIETYLSQYVTDPALRASALDCLKNCSYLHLLCWNPGLCQLVCWLLQESKGLEVLPRTLTGLCHQVLRLKMEMDSKTTHSEAEPQTEIPVQSGEETQTQISSSSKVKRCQRNTRTKSSSQVHTRPQRARRTKKQEKEEDEVDQEEMESGSEEVDRTQQRELLSQLSSLAWECVKANSSILPTGRLTSAKLKEFGYRTGLFTSYHLRRQVVSSGETKGGGRGDKEDIRREVKEDSGNAYAGDDNIMLWANPFLQSYLAGVHLSLSRTVSDRTFLQTLPFQSGPKARRRPQREELELTQRFAVGLLFHDRRELKRLHSHTATAFRDMVVGKQALVTKHLEGLLYGDLSPAQVLEACHYVYEASSTHGDGSRDSGSTELVGHLASNLPEVLTFRGVPLNPADVFAVQNVLERGGTEGRSFCLDLEDSGIQISGLRALVGLNNLNTYRACIADVISLWEQLEQGDDEGLRQRAVSKLKIHPLKATQMCHIEHLAKLVNIHTQKRLSDSPSQLDSILAEGVPAVKELHKLEFELGPENGPLALPMLWELLPGLHNLQHLDLENSKIGDKGAEKLADALVSLCFLEVLNLSQNCIGNEGVKKLATTLKGLPKLHCLSLYSNVISDEGAESLADVLPHVASLTDLDVKYNKLTDVGAQSLGVSLRNCKRMKTLRMWNQCIPYGVFERLQQQDNRILCH